In Mytilus trossulus isolate FHL-02 chromosome 14, PNRI_Mtr1.1.1.hap1, whole genome shotgun sequence, a genomic segment contains:
- the LOC134696106 gene encoding uncharacterized protein LOC134696106, translated as MPGIHLAVDCRTNVPKQSIRKDFLSKFTDFLATKFNTEAKNIQVEIQTDILMMRAGSSSPMMNMNFYHNSDKVDQKSKTSCAAIIAEFMGEELKLPVDRVLVLFFDTRKCT; from the exons ATGCCGGGGATTCATTTAGCTGTTGATTGTAGGACAAATGTCCCAAAACAGTCTATAAGGAAAgattttttaagtaaatttacCGATTTTTTAGCAACAAAATTCAACACGGAAGCCAAG AATATACAAGTAGAAATACAAACAGATATTTTGATGATGAGGGCAGGATCTTCATCGCCAATGATGAATATGAATTTCTACCACAATTCAGATAAAGtggatcaaaaatcaaaaacttccTGTGCAGCTATCATTGCCGAATTTATGGGAGAAGAACTAAAATTACCAGTTGACAG ggtgctagttttattttttgacaCAAGGAAATGTACATGA
- the LOC134696142 gene encoding glyoxylate reductase/hydroxypyruvate reductase-like, with product MTSTRASIFLSRTVPPAGRALLEPEFSIREWTGDGFITREALLQGVVGANALIVHPPDRVDKSVLDAAGSQLKVISTMSVGLEHIDIAECRRRGIAVGYTPGVLTETTAELTLALLLATSRRIKEGFKAVEKGIVGWQNGHWLCGKQINGCTVGIVGLGRIGLAVAKRLQPFGVAKFLYSGHSEKPGGAEIGATLVSFDELLRKSDFVVACCSMNEENKGLFNKDAFSKMKSDAIFINSSRGVLVNQEDLYDALKSGQIMAAGLDVTSPEPLPVDHQLKTLDSCVIFPHLGSATTDTRNVMAVTAAKNAIAGFKGQTLPSPVPL from the exons ATGACATCGACTCGTGCTTCTATTTTTCTATCAAGGACAGTTCCACCTGCAGGAAGGGCTCTATTGGAACCAGAGTTTTCTATTAGAGAATGGACAGGGGATGGATTCATTACGAGGGAGGCGTTACTGCAGGGTGTAGTCGGTGCAAACGCTTTGATTGTTCATCCACCAGATCGTGTAGATAAATCAGTTCTAGATGCTGCTG GAAGTCAGCTTAAGGTTATATCTACCATGTCAGTAGGCTTGGAGCATATTGATATAGCAGAATGTCGTCGCCGTGGAATAGCTGTCGGGTATACCCCGGGGGTGCTTACAGAGACAACAGCAGAGTTAACACTTGCTTTGTTACTAGCTACTTCCAGGAGGATTAAAGAAG GATTTAAAGCTGTAGAAAAGGGAATTGTGGGATGGCAAAATGGTCACTGGCTTTGTGGAAAACAGATAAATGGTTGTACAGTCGGGATCGTCGGTTTAGGCAGGATTGGTTTGGCCGTTGCGAAGAGACTACAACCATTTGGTGTTGCGAAGTTTCTATACAGTGGCCATTCTGAAAAGCCTGGAGGAGCGGAGATTGGGGCTACATTAGTTTCGTTTGATGAGCTGCTTCGAAAATCAGACTTTGTAGTAGCATGTTGTTCAATGAACGAGGAAAACAAAGGTCTTTTCAACAAAGATGcgttttcaaaaatgaaatcggATGCAATATTTATAAACTCCTCGCGTGGTGTACTTGTCAATCAAGAAGATCTCTATGATGCTTTGAAATCTGGTCAGATAATGGCTGCTGGCCTCGATGTGACTTCGCCAGAACCACTTCCTGTTGATCATCAATTGAAAACTTTAGATAGCTGTGTTATTTTTCCACATTTGGGTAGCGCAACAACTGATACCAGAAATGTAATGGCGGTCACTGCTGCTAAAAATGCTATTGCTGGATTCAAAGGACAAACTTTGCCTTCACCGGTACCGCTGTAG